In Candidatus Limnocylindria bacterium, the following proteins share a genomic window:
- a CDS encoding single-stranded DNA-binding protein: protein MASFSKIIIVGNVGRDPELKMTPNGKPVCEFSVAVNRVSGRAEERVEQTDWYRVSCWSGLAERAQQMITKGRLVLVEGRFTPRTYTDREGKERLSLDISANDFQMLDPRPGREGMTAPVAGDRAADGEKSAPGFDPDEIPF from the coding sequence ATGGCTTCATTCAGCAAGATCATCATCGTGGGGAACGTCGGCCGCGATCCGGAGCTCAAGATGACACCGAACGGCAAGCCGGTATGTGAGTTCAGCGTCGCGGTGAACCGCGTGAGCGGTCGCGCCGAGGAGCGCGTCGAGCAGACCGACTGGTACCGCGTGAGCTGCTGGTCGGGTCTCGCCGAGCGCGCACAGCAGATGATCACGAAGGGTCGTCTGGTGCTGGTCGAGGGCCGCTTCACGCCCCGCACGTACACCGATCGCGAGGGCAAGGAGCGCCTCAGCCTGGACATCAGCGCGAACGACTTCCAGATGCTCGATCCGCGGCCCGGTCGCGAGGGCATGACCGCGCCGGTCGCTGGTGACCGTGCTGCGGACGGTGAGAAGTCGGCTCCCGGCTTCGATCCCGACGAGATCCCGTTCTAG
- a CDS encoding cupin domain-containing protein, which produces MQTTQTSGMVREEAVHSDKMWAGIAHNAPQAFSGWHHHGDYESAIYVLTGHVRIECGPGGRTVLDGGPGDFLLIPAREIHREGNPTDATTDVVLVRAGQGEVVVNVDGPA; this is translated from the coding sequence GTGCAGACCACCCAGACGAGCGGCATGGTCCGCGAGGAAGCGGTGCACAGCGACAAGATGTGGGCGGGGATCGCGCACAACGCCCCTCAGGCGTTCTCTGGATGGCATCATCACGGCGACTACGAATCCGCGATCTACGTCCTGACCGGCCATGTCCGCATCGAGTGCGGACCAGGTGGCCGCACCGTTCTCGACGGCGGCCCGGGCGATTTCCTGCTCATCCCGGCGCGCGAGATCCACCGCGAAGGCAACCCGACCGATGCGACGACGGACGTTGTCCTGGTGCGGGCCGGTCAGGGCGAAGTCGTGGTCAACGTCGACGGGCCGGCATAG
- a CDS encoding MFS transporter, which translates to MQARGDLAEYALAVRSFSRNARLFIVHVIGMDTVHGTSLVLVNLYFLAVGLPIEFIGLRLLLGGIAGAAFSVPAGLISDRIGRKWSFIIGDGAGAALYMITIFSVDQGILLGTGVLSAIAGTLHGVSEPAFMAENSERRERVHLFSVSDGLRTLSAMVGSLLGGFVPLLAASLADKVTLYRASIFIGIAIWALSLIPALMLRGRDRPMERGPSGIRGIFAGVRHPDRVLRLVAIGGLVALGFGFVGPLFNVFFYEGLHAHTHDIGVTFASGSLFVALAALAAPFLAARMTKVQAVVSTRLLAVPFILLIGLSPNLATMTTVLTLAGVAYVIRSVLANAASPIAEAFAMEILDPGERGTMVGLRSAAQQILSGLGAFLGARLMAGGDYVTPFLVMGATYGASAALFWVWFRPVERGAQTVASIAIAGEPAD; encoded by the coding sequence GTGCAAGCGCGAGGAGACCTCGCGGAGTACGCGCTAGCGGTCCGGAGCTTCAGTCGGAACGCACGGCTGTTCATCGTCCACGTCATCGGGATGGACACCGTCCACGGCACGTCCCTCGTCCTCGTGAACCTCTATTTCCTCGCGGTCGGCCTTCCGATCGAGTTCATCGGCCTGCGACTGCTGCTCGGCGGCATCGCCGGCGCCGCGTTCTCGGTACCCGCGGGGCTCATCTCCGACCGCATCGGTCGCAAGTGGTCGTTCATCATCGGCGACGGCGCGGGCGCGGCGCTGTATATGATCACCATCTTCTCGGTAGACCAGGGCATCCTGCTCGGGACAGGTGTGCTCAGTGCCATCGCCGGAACGCTCCACGGCGTATCCGAGCCCGCCTTCATGGCCGAGAACAGCGAGCGGCGCGAGCGAGTACATCTGTTCTCGGTCTCCGACGGCCTGCGCACGCTGTCTGCGATGGTCGGGAGCCTCCTTGGAGGATTCGTGCCGCTGCTCGCTGCGTCACTCGCGGACAAAGTCACGCTCTACCGGGCGTCGATCTTCATCGGCATTGCGATCTGGGCGCTTTCGTTGATCCCCGCGCTCATGCTGCGTGGCCGCGACCGTCCGATGGAGCGTGGACCCTCAGGCATCCGCGGGATCTTCGCGGGCGTGCGCCATCCGGACCGAGTGCTCCGTCTCGTGGCCATCGGAGGGCTGGTCGCCCTCGGCTTCGGTTTCGTTGGTCCGCTCTTCAACGTGTTCTTCTACGAGGGCCTGCACGCGCACACGCACGACATCGGCGTGACCTTCGCGTCCGGGTCGCTGTTCGTCGCGCTGGCCGCGCTCGCCGCGCCTTTCCTGGCGGCGCGCATGACGAAGGTGCAGGCGGTCGTGAGCACACGACTGCTCGCGGTGCCTTTCATCCTGCTGATCGGCCTCTCCCCCAACCTCGCCACGATGACCACCGTTCTGACGCTGGCCGGCGTCGCGTACGTCATCCGCAGCGTTCTCGCAAACGCGGCAAGTCCGATCGCGGAGGCATTCGCAATGGAGATCCTCGATCCAGGCGAGCGCGGCACGATGGTCGGTCTTCGGTCGGCCGCTCAGCAAATACTCAGCGGGCTCGGCGCGTTCCTTGGCGCTCGGCTCATGGCGGGAGGCGACTACGTGACGCCGTTCCTCGTGATGGGCGCGACGTACGGAGCCTCCGCTGCCCTCTTCTGGGTGTGGTTCAGGCCCGTCGAGCGCGGCGCGCAGACCGTCGCTTCGATCGCGATCGCCGGTGAGCCCGCCGACTGA
- the rpsR gene encoding 30S ribosomal protein S18 — MTNETPPNPQAHPEAAVEGGAPRPPAPMAPRGPRPSYGGGRPSYGSGGGGGDRGSGGPGGPRRPRRKVCSFCVDKVQKIDYKDVGRIRRYISERGKIDPRRKSGSCAKHQRMLTTALKRARFMALLPYTAEHVRGLMSPQARAMAGGPPPPKPERGPWRPAGEFRPAGEFRPAGEFRPAGPPRPFTPAPPGTPPGANAPQPPPQSTATAPAAPQPAPRRPEGETPSS; from the coding sequence ATGACGAACGAGACCCCTCCAAACCCGCAGGCGCATCCCGAAGCCGCGGTCGAAGGCGGCGCGCCGCGTCCGCCCGCGCCGATGGCGCCGCGCGGACCGCGCCCGTCGTACGGCGGCGGTCGTCCGTCTTACGGCAGTGGTGGCGGTGGTGGCGACCGTGGTTCGGGCGGACCTGGCGGTCCGCGTCGCCCGCGCCGGAAGGTGTGCTCGTTCTGCGTCGATAAGGTGCAGAAGATCGACTACAAGGACGTAGGCCGCATCCGCCGCTACATCAGCGAGCGCGGCAAGATCGACCCGCGTCGCAAGAGCGGCTCGTGCGCGAAGCACCAGCGGATGCTCACGACCGCGCTGAAGCGCGCGCGCTTCATGGCGCTTCTGCCGTACACCGCCGAGCACGTGCGCGGTCTGATGTCACCGCAGGCACGCGCGATGGCGGGCGGTCCGCCACCGCCGAAGCCCGAGCGCGGTCCCTGGCGGCCGGCCGGCGAGTTCCGGCCCGCGGGTGAGTTCCGTCCTGCGGGCGAGTTCCGGCCCGCCGGACCGCCGCGGCCGTTCACCCCGGCGCCTCCCGGCACTCCGCCGGGCGCGAACGCGCCTCAGCCGCCTCCACAGTCAACGGCAACAGCGCCCGCGGCTCCGCAGCCAGCGCCGCGTCGGCCTGAAGGGGAGACGCCGAGCTCCTAG
- a CDS encoding cyclic nucleotide-binding domain-containing protein, with translation MADPRVKMLKSVPLFAECDDKQLAFIATQVDEVDFVAGRDLCREGSAGGEFFVIISGTAEVRRQGRHLRELGAGDFFGEIALLDGGPRTATVTALSPMKCLVLSRGEFHNVIRQNALIAVSVLQTLGERLRTLLAGQAT, from the coding sequence ATGGCTGATCCGCGAGTCAAGATGCTGAAGTCCGTTCCACTCTTCGCGGAGTGCGACGACAAGCAACTCGCCTTCATCGCGACGCAGGTCGACGAGGTCGACTTCGTCGCAGGGCGCGATCTGTGCCGCGAGGGTTCGGCTGGCGGCGAGTTCTTCGTGATCATCTCCGGCACCGCCGAGGTGCGCCGCCAGGGGCGCCACCTCCGCGAGCTCGGCGCAGGCGACTTCTTCGGTGAGATCGCCCTCCTCGACGGCGGGCCGCGGACCGCGACCGTGACGGCGCTGTCGCCCATGAAATGTCTGGTGCTGTCACGTGGGGAGTTCCACAACGTCATCCGTCAGAACGCCCTGATCGCCGTGTCCGTCCTGCAGACCCTTGGTGAGCGACTGCGCACGCTGCTCGCCGGGCAGGCCACTTAG
- a CDS encoding FAD-dependent oxidoreductase, whose amino-acid sequence MADPTRFVIIGNGAAGTYAAEQLRKEDAAAEIVMIDDEKYTLYNRVSLPRYLKGVLLEQRVQVRDMEWHVKNRIDLRLETKVTQVNFEEKTVAIDPGGELKYDKLLIATGGRPNPLRVPGSDNAPYLFNFQYFDETKAMVDRIPESKVAVVLGGSFIGYELTEAFAFRKLETHWLQRGPWFLRRALDEPGGKVVSLLAEDAGVHLHYEESIEKLERSNGQLKVTGSKGFSATADLVGVGLGLTMNIDIFKGTALDTKVGVLTNEFLETNVPDVWAAGDVAEFYDVVSERHHRMGTWDNSLNHGRHVAKNMLGAKQPYVEVPTYASGMFNSNISVMGVTTEEEPDAESLFEVDYDARNYKRLFFLGDKLVGAILIGKMKGRKKVLELISSRTPIEERPKVFELLAMPEVPAKAAASQ is encoded by the coding sequence TTGGCTGATCCCACGCGTTTCGTGATCATCGGCAACGGCGCTGCCGGAACGTACGCGGCCGAGCAGCTGCGGAAAGAGGACGCGGCGGCCGAGATCGTCATGATCGACGACGAGAAATACACCCTCTACAACCGCGTGTCGCTCCCCCGCTACCTCAAGGGCGTGCTCCTCGAACAGCGTGTGCAGGTCCGCGACATGGAATGGCACGTGAAGAACCGGATCGACCTGCGCCTCGAGACGAAGGTGACGCAGGTCAACTTCGAAGAGAAGACCGTCGCGATCGACCCGGGCGGTGAGCTGAAGTACGACAAGCTCCTCATCGCGACCGGCGGGCGTCCAAACCCTCTGCGTGTGCCCGGCTCCGACAACGCGCCCTACCTCTTCAACTTCCAGTACTTCGACGAGACCAAGGCGATGGTCGATCGGATCCCCGAGTCCAAGGTCGCGGTCGTCCTCGGCGGGTCGTTCATCGGTTACGAGCTCACGGAGGCGTTCGCGTTCCGGAAGCTGGAGACGCACTGGCTCCAGCGCGGCCCATGGTTTCTGCGGCGTGCGCTCGACGAGCCGGGCGGGAAGGTGGTCTCGCTCCTAGCGGAGGACGCCGGCGTGCACCTCCACTACGAGGAGTCGATCGAGAAGCTCGAGCGGAGCAACGGCCAACTGAAGGTCACAGGGTCGAAGGGCTTCAGCGCGACGGCCGACCTCGTCGGTGTGGGGTTGGGATTGACGATGAACATCGACATCTTCAAGGGCACCGCGCTCGACACAAAGGTCGGCGTCCTCACGAACGAGTTCCTCGAAACGAATGTACCGGACGTGTGGGCTGCGGGCGACGTCGCCGAGTTCTACGACGTCGTCTCCGAGCGCCACCATCGCATGGGCACATGGGACAACTCGCTGAATCACGGGCGACACGTCGCGAAGAACATGCTCGGCGCGAAGCAGCCGTACGTAGAGGTGCCGACGTACGCATCCGGGATGTTCAACTCGAACATCTCGGTGATGGGCGTGACGACCGAAGAGGAGCCGGACGCCGAATCGCTGTTCGAGGTCGACTACGATGCGCGCAATTACAAGCGCCTCTTCTTCCTCGGGGACAAGCTGGTCGGCGCGATCCTCATCGGCAAGATGAAGGGCCGCAAGAAGGTGCTCGAGCTCATCAGCTCGCGCACGCCGATCGAGGAACGGCCAAAGGTCTTCGAGCTCCTTGCGATGCCGGAGGTGCCTGCCAAGGCGGCCGCCTCCCAGTGA
- the rpsF gene encoding 30S ribosomal protein S6, with the protein MRPYELMYLLPPSADEERLTAVSDRLQHTITTLGGKIDKVTPPARRRLAYELAHHRDGHYGVLEFSLPPDQAREFERTIRLTEEILRHIVVRRDE; encoded by the coding sequence ATGCGCCCATACGAGCTCATGTATCTCCTCCCCCCGAGCGCCGACGAAGAGCGGCTGACCGCGGTGAGCGACCGGCTGCAGCACACGATCACGACCCTCGGGGGCAAGATCGACAAAGTGACCCCTCCGGCACGCCGCCGGCTCGCATACGAGCTCGCCCACCACCGCGACGGCCATTACGGCGTGCTCGAGTTCTCGCTCCCGCCGGACCAAGCGCGCGAGTTCGAGCGCACCATCCGTCTCACGGAGGAGATCCTGCGCCACATCGTTGTGAGAAGGGACGAATAG